From Diospyros lotus cultivar Yz01 chromosome 4, ASM1463336v1, whole genome shotgun sequence, a single genomic window includes:
- the LOC127800122 gene encoding non-specific lipid transfer protein GPI-anchored 20-like, with the protein MAVSEIFLRLSPALAIASVLLIMPVHSQIQTPCTASMLASLTPCMNFLTNSSSNGAPPTAGCCNVLKSLVSNGTDCLCLIATGSVPFQIPINRSLAISLPRACNMPGVPLQCKASAAPIPAPGPTAFRTNLAPEGPAPLSPQGSVDPESVPPALAPDAQMTPDLTPPSTTMEPEAPTGNPGSRPVLNPSAAEPPHSFSPSLVLALIGAILLKCY; encoded by the exons ATGGCAGTTTCAGAGATCTTTTTGCGCCTTTCTCCAGCTCTGGCGATTGCTTCCGTGCTCCTGATCATGCCGGTTCACTCCCAGATCCAGACCCCTTGCACTGCTTCAATGCTCGCTAGTTTAACTCCATGCATGAACTTTCTTACCAACAGCAGCTCCAATGGAGCTCCACCAACTGCAGGTTGTTGCAATGTTCTCAAGTCCCTTGTGAGCAATGGCACAGATTGTCTGTGCCTTATTGCCACTGGAAGTGTCCCCTTCCAAATACCCATCAACCGGTCCCTCGCCATCTCCCTGCCGCGAGCCTGCAACATGCCCGGCGTTCCTCTCCAGTGCAAAG CCTCTGCTGCCCCTATTCCAGCTCCAG GGCCAACCGCATTTAGAACTAATTTGGCTCCTGAAGGTCCTGCTCCTCTTAGTCCTCAAG GGTCTGTTGATCCCGAATCAGTGCCACCAGCTTTGGCACCAGATGCCCAGATGACTCCTGATCTCACCCCTCCATCTACAACCATGGAGCCAGAAGCTCCAACGGGGAATCCAGGAAGCAGGCCCGTTCTCAACCCGTCGGCTGCTGAGCCCCCTCACAGTTTTTCACCATCTTTGGTGCTGGCTCTGATAGGAGCCATACTTCTGAAGTGCTACTAG
- the LOC127800123 gene encoding non-specific lipid transfer protein GPI-anchored 5-like: protein MASIGIQMGLVLLAVVASLWTGATAQSGCTNALIGMAPCLNYVTGSSPTPSSSCCKQLASVVQSQPQCLCSALNGGGSALGVNINRTLALALPGACKVQTPSVTKCDAANGPAASPAGSPETMPEESSSESPDSPAGMAVSGSKTVPSTGGPASDGSAMKIPLQLIALLLFMAPISASF from the exons ATGGCTTCAATTGGGATTCAGATGGGACTAGTCCTCCTTGCTGTGGTGGCCAGTCTTTGGACCGGAGCCACAGCTCAATCAGGCTGCACCAATGCGCTCATTGGCATGGCTCCATGCCTCAACTATGTCACCGGGAGCTCCCCAACCCCGTCTTCTTCGTGTTGTAAGCAGCTGGCAAGTGTCGTCCAGTCGCAGCCACAGTGCCTCTGCTCGGCCCTGAATGGCGGGGGCTCGGCATTGGGTGTCAACATCAACCGGACTCTAGCTCTCGCGCTGCCGGGTGCATGTAAAGTGCAGACTCCATCAGTCACCAAGTGTGATG CTGCCAATGGACCTGCAGCATCGCCGGCAGGATCTCCAGAAACCATGCCGGAAGAATCCTCGAGTGAATCCCCTGATTCTCCGGCTGGCATGGCAGTATCAG GATCAAAGACAGTTCCATCGACCGGTGGCCCCGCCTCTGACGGCAGCGCAATGAAGATCCCTCTTCAGCTCATCGCTCTGCTTCTGTTCATGGCTCCAATCTCAGCCAGCTTCTGA
- the LOC127800127 gene encoding non-specific lipid transfer protein GPI-anchored 5-like, protein MAAGQRFEMGLALAVMTVLLAGAGVAAQQSSSGCSNVLISLSPCLNYITGNSSTPSSGCCSQLGSVVRSQPQCLCEVLNGGGSSLGIEVNQTQAVALPGACNVQTPPVSRCNAAASPAGSPSETPEPDTDPSSGAGSKTVPSTDASSAAEMTIPLIFSLLFIASYSSTLTIY, encoded by the exons ATGGCTGCAGGCCAAAGATTTGAGATGGGTTTAGCACTTGCCGTGATGACGGTACTCTTGGCGGGGGCGGGGGTTGCGGCGCAGCAGTCGTCGTCAGGGTGCTCGAACGTGCTGATCAGCCTGTCGCCGTGCCTCAACTACATTACGGGGAACTCATCCACGCCGTCTTCTGGGTGCTGCTCGCAGCTGGGCAGCGTTGTCCGCTCGCAGCCACAGTGCTTGTGCGAGGTGCTCAACGGCGGCGGTTCATCGCTGGGGATAGAAGTCAACCAGACTCAGGCTGTGGCTCTTCCTGGGGCTTGCAATGTCCAGACTCCACCCGTCAGCCGCTGCAATG CTGCTGCTTCTCCAGCTGGCTCTCCTTCAGAAACACCAGAACCAGACACCGATCCTTCTTCAG GAGCAGGGTCGAAAACTGTACCATCCACAGATGCCAGCTCTGCTGCAGAGATGACAATTCCTCTGATCTTCTCGCTTCTATTCATTGCATCTTATTCCTCAACCCTAACGATTTATTGA